The Dreissena polymorpha isolate Duluth1 chromosome 10, UMN_Dpol_1.0, whole genome shotgun sequence genome includes a region encoding these proteins:
- the LOC127849190 gene encoding uncharacterized protein LOC127849190 — protein sequence MDSSVIRLIVTLTWLHSLHAAFTNVALNKAATQTDTHIGGDASLAVDGSSFQASSYADTGCTRTVSEDAFWEVDLGDLYVINQVQILNRLVARLQDVEIYSSRERNAYTLANYQSGVAGDSVTFTQDIFARWIKVTRRTPIAALSLCEVLVFGFLPHDAESFRRLSSHEPTGSPLTVINSLTSLMKCAAHCDRQMAPRCRSAQYNTSTKTCSLYQWFDNNLSTSANSVMLIREYGVRFLT from the exons ATGGACAGCTCTGTTATTCGTCTCATAGTGACATTAACGTGGCTGCATTCGTTACATGCAG CCTTTACCAATGTGGCATTGAATAAGGCGGCCACCCAAACTGACACGCATATCGGAGGCGATGCATCATTGGCCGTGGACGGGTCTAGTTTCCAGGCATCTTCTTATGCGGACACTGGGTGCACAAGGACCGTGTCTGAGGACGCGTTTTGGGAGGTCGATTTGGGAGACCTCTACGTGATAAATCAAGTGCAAATATTAAATAGACTAG TCGCGCGTTTGCAAGACGTCGAGATATATTCCTCAAGAGAGAGAAACGCATACACATTGGCAAATTATCAATCTGGTGTTGCCGGTGACAGTGTAACTTTCACCCAGGATATATTTGCACGCTGGATCAAAGTCACACGACGTACGCCTATTGCAGCACTCAGCTTATGCGAGGTGTTGGTTTTCGGTTTTCTACCGCATGACGCag AGTCCTTCCGGCGTTTGTCATCTCACGAACCCACAGGCTCTCCACTGACAGTCATTAACAGTTTGACGTCATTGATGAAATGCGCCGCGCACTGTGACCGCCAGATGGCGCCAAGATGTAGGTCAGCACAGTACAACACGTCAACGAAAACATGCTCTCTGTACCAGTGGTTTGACAACAACTTGAGCACAAGCGCAAACTCCGTTATGCTCATACGTGAATATGGAGTGCGGTTTCTTACATAA